TAAATATACAAAGAGCTTGTGAAGCATCCATAGATTTGGCTATGCATATTGTTTCGGAGAAAAAGCTTGGTATTCCGCAAAACAGTAGAGACGCATTCGAAGTATTATTTGAAAATAATATTATAGATGAAAAACTTATGAATAATTTAAAATCCATGGTGGGTTTTAGAAATATAGCTGTTCATGATTATCAAACTGTAAATTTGGACATAGTTAAAGAAATAATTGAAAAACATATATATGATCTGAAAAAGTTTTCAGAATATATGCTTATTTTGTAAGGTGCCTGTCACCAAAATGGAACAAAAATGTCCCACTGTGGTGACAGGCACTAAATGGCAAAAAAATCATATAGAATAAACTATTAACGTATGTTAATATAAATTTAATAAAATATTAATCGAAAATTGCAACATTTCGAAACTTAGATATGAGGGAGGCGTTAAAGTGAAATTTTGTGTTAAGTGTGGGAATAAACTAGAAGACAATGATATGTTCTGCTCCAAATGTGGACATAAATCTGGAGTAGAAAATGGACAAGAGGATGATGTAGGAAATACTCAAATTTTTAATACCGACCTTATAAATAAGCAAAATAGTGAATCTCAGGTTAAACAAGATCTTAATAAAGAAAATTTTAATGATGAAGAAGTAGATGAAAGTATATTTGATACACTTAGAAGAAAGTTACGATTGAATAAAAAAATGTCAGTAATTATAGGAATAGGTATTTTATTTATTACAATACTTGTATTTTTTCTAATAGGTAATGCAGCCAGCAAACCTTCTAATGTGGTTTCAAAATTTCAAAAAGCGGTTGCATCCAGTAATAAAGGACAATTGGTGGATATTCTTTATTGCAGTGATAATAGATTGAAAATAGATGAAAAGAGTGTAGCTCCTTTAATTAATTATTTTAAGGACAATCCTTCTTATTTAAATGAAGTTGTGAGTCAATTAAATAATGAAGTAGCTAGATCTGACGGAAATTTAAATTCTAATTCCAAAGGTAAATTTGATATAGTTTATGCAGGAAAAAAGTATTTGTTTTTCAAGGATTATAAGATAGGAATAAAGCCGTCATTTATATTAGTAAAAACTAGAATAAAGGATGTGCAATTTTCTTTAAACAGTACTCAAATAGTAAAAAGTGATTCAAAAGATTTTTCCAAGCAGCTCGGTCCTTTTATTCCCGGGAAATATAAACTTAATGCAGATTACAAAAACAGCTATGAATCTTTAAATGAATCCCGTGATATAGATTTTATGAATTCAAACGAAGACAGCGAAAATGTAGAAGTGTTTAAGGATGTTTCTTATGTCAATATAAACAGTGATTATCCAGATGCAGAAATATTTTTAAATAATAAGGACACTGGAGTTAAAGCAAAGGATGCCAGTAATTTTGGACCGCTGGCGGCTAATTCATCTGTATATGCTGTTGCGGCTGTAAATGGGCAAAAATTGCGAAGCAGCGACTACATTCTGAAAAAGGATGATGATTATATAAAACTTGACTTTACTCAATCTCAAACTAGTATGCAAATTGATCAGTATAGAATGCGTAATTTAATATATTGGTACACGTATTATTTTACACAAGCAGTAAATACTGGTGATTTTGAATATGTTGAGAGTTATCTGTATCCTGGAAGCCCACTTTATAATGACCAAAAAAGTTATGTGGCAACTACTTACGAAAAGGGCATAAAGGAAAATATCAAATCTTTTAATGTAATCTCATACAACTTAAGTGATGATAAAAGATCTGGAACTGTAAGTACAGAGGAGGTTTATAATATATATCAGAGTGATAGTACTACTCCTAGCACTAAGACTTTTCATTATACTTACACATTCAGGTACAATGAGGAATTTTCTGGATACCAGCTTTCAGATATTAAATCTAATTAGTGACAGGCACCTTAGTGGGGTGAAAATGTTCCCACTAAGGTGCCTGTCACCGTAAGGGATCATTTTTCACCCACTTAAGTATGAGACATCGAAGAAAAGATGTTGCTAAATATTTTCCCTTAGTTTACGATAATATAATTATAAAAAATTATTGGAGGGATAGATATGGATATAGCAGCGCTATCAGTGGCAATGAGCCAATCGAGTGTACAGCAGTCAGCTGGTATAGCACTTACAAAAATTGCTATGGATGCAGGAGAACAAAAGGCAGCTGGTATGACAGAAATGTTGAGCAATTCTGCAGTAGATACTAATTTAGGTAGTCATTTAGATGCAATGGCATAACCCTAGGGGTGTAAAAATTGGTAATGAATCAAAAAGAGCAATTAAGGCAAGAACTGGAGGAAGAGCTTCAGTGGGTAAAGTATAGGCAGCAAATGCTCGATACTATGGAAAAAAAGCTGTTGAAAATGAGAGAAATAGCAGAACAAGCTAAGCAGGATAATATTGACGAAAAATACTTAAAAGTTTTAAATGATAAAATAAATGATTTGGCAGCACAGGTTAGGGCGTTAGATGGAGAAAGTAGAAAAACAGAAGATGAAAAAATATTATAGGCAGGGTGCCTGTCACTATGTAGGATACTAACGTTCCCACTCAGTGACAGGCACCTTTGTATTAAAGTAATTTGTAAATTACACGAAAAATAAATAATGGGATTAAAGGATAACTAGTGCAAAGATGCCATATGGAGACAGGCATGTGATAGCTGATTATAAATTAATATGAAACAAATACAGAGGGGAAGTATATATATGATAAATGGGATTTCATCTAATAGAAGTATACAGACAATGACTCAAAATAGAAATGATACATCAGAGCAGGAAATAAAGTTACTTGAGAATCAAAAAGATGCACTTCAAAAGCAAATAGACAATATAAAAAATGGAAGTGGAGATGTTAACACTAAACAGCAGTTAATAAAACCTATTCAAGAGCAGATACAAGAAATTGATGCTGAAATTCAACAAAAACAAGTGGATAGTGTTGACAGCAAAAATGATAATTCTAATGGTAAAAGCAGCACAAATACTAAATTTAATGGTATTAATGGCCAAAATAATAATAAATATTCTGGAGAGGATTTGTTGCTTGATGCATCAAAAATATATAAACAAATTAAAACGGTTAATTCTGTTAGAAGTGGTTTAATGGATAAAGCTAATGAATTAAATTCAGATGCAGATGTAGATGAGGCACTAAGAAATTACAAAAGTGCTGAAAATAATAGATCTAATGCTGCCCAAAGTAAAGGACGTGCAATTAGCTTGGAATCTAAAATAGGAAAATTAAATGGAGAGATGAATAAAGATGTAAAGAATGAGATAGAAAAGAATGGAAATATAAATGTAAATAAAGATGTTCAACCAAATGGTAAAATTGATGATAAACAAATAGCAAATGATAATAAGAATTTAAAGGAATATAATAAAAATGTCGGTGAGGACAGTAAAGAGGACAAAGATAAATCCATAAATGTATTTGTGTAATTTTAGATTTTTGTAATAGCTAAACTCCTTTCCAGAATACGTGGGAGATTATATGCTAATTTTATGGTGAAATTTGCTATTAAATTAGGTATAATATTAGTAATGGAAATGTTTCTTGTTAGGTGCCTGTCACCGAGTGGGATATTTATTACCCCATCAAGGTGACAGGCACTAAGAATAAAAATGCAAGAAATGGGGATTCTAAACAAAACTAAAGAAAG
The genomic region above belongs to Clostridium sp. AWRP and contains:
- a CDS encoding DUF86 domain-containing protein produces the protein MNDVILNKISVIERCIKRINEEYKNNPENLKNYTKQDSIILNIQRACEASIDLAMHIVSEKKLGIPQNSRDAFEVLFENNIIDEKLMNNLKSMVGFRNIAVHDYQTVNLDIVKEIIEKHIYDLKKFSEYMLIL
- a CDS encoding zinc-ribbon domain-containing protein; amino-acid sequence: MKFCVKCGNKLEDNDMFCSKCGHKSGVENGQEDDVGNTQIFNTDLINKQNSESQVKQDLNKENFNDEEVDESIFDTLRRKLRLNKKMSVIIGIGILFITILVFFLIGNAASKPSNVVSKFQKAVASSNKGQLVDILYCSDNRLKIDEKSVAPLINYFKDNPSYLNEVVSQLNNEVARSDGNLNSNSKGKFDIVYAGKKYLFFKDYKIGIKPSFILVKTRIKDVQFSLNSTQIVKSDSKDFSKQLGPFIPGKYKLNADYKNSYESLNESRDIDFMNSNEDSENVEVFKDVSYVNINSDYPDAEIFLNNKDTGVKAKDASNFGPLAANSSVYAVAAVNGQKLRSSDYILKKDDDYIKLDFTQSQTSMQIDQYRMRNLIYWYTYYFTQAVNTGDFEYVESYLYPGSPLYNDQKSYVATTYEKGIKENIKSFNVISYNLSDDKRSGTVSTEEVYNIYQSDSTTPSTKTFHYTYTFRYNEEFSGYQLSDIKSN
- a CDS encoding YjfB family protein; amino-acid sequence: MDIAALSVAMSQSSVQQSAGIALTKIAMDAGEQKAAGMTEMLSNSAVDTNLGSHLDAMA
- a CDS encoding FlxA-like family protein, which produces MINGISSNRSIQTMTQNRNDTSEQEIKLLENQKDALQKQIDNIKNGSGDVNTKQQLIKPIQEQIQEIDAEIQQKQVDSVDSKNDNSNGKSSTNTKFNGINGQNNNKYSGEDLLLDASKIYKQIKTVNSVRSGLMDKANELNSDADVDEALRNYKSAENNRSNAAQSKGRAISLESKIGKLNGEMNKDVKNEIEKNGNINVNKDVQPNGKIDDKQIANDNKNLKEYNKNVGEDSKEDKDKSINVFV